A single region of the Bifidobacterium asteroides DSM 20089 genome encodes:
- a CDS encoding AGE family epimerase/isomerase produces the protein MTTTPNHSGVSPSAINPRYLLGNEANRIFMASQTYGFLDFGRGFPTEQGGAGWLNDDGSIDPDQGIQTWITCRMTHVYAIGSLLGYPGASELVHRGVQALQGNLHDDEHGGWYPSVSWQGQPESGKSCYTHAFVVLAASSSMLAGDPDGQDLLDQALEIFNRYFWDDEKGLAVDTWDSGFTQLDPYRGLNANMHSTEAFLAVADATGKEDYRERAGRIIDQVIGWAENNQWRIPEHFNSDWQADLNYNQDNKADQFKPYGATPGHGIEWARLITQYALGRFNQEADRRRYIEAAEHLFARAVEDGWAVDGAEGLVYTTDWQGHPVVHDRMHWTLAEALNTSSTLYAATGKTTYADWYATFCSYVDHYLIDHQGGSWWHQLDADNHVIGTVWPGKSDLYHAFQSTLIPYNDPAVSIATAVKKACGQGRTDQDQAH, from the coding sequence ATGACCACGACACCGAACCATTCGGGAGTCTCACCGTCCGCCATAAATCCCCGATACCTGCTGGGCAACGAGGCCAACCGCATCTTCATGGCCTCGCAGACCTATGGCTTCCTGGACTTCGGACGAGGGTTCCCTACCGAGCAGGGCGGTGCCGGCTGGCTCAATGACGACGGCAGCATCGACCCGGACCAGGGAATCCAGACCTGGATCACCTGCAGAATGACCCACGTCTACGCCATCGGCAGCCTCCTGGGATACCCGGGCGCATCAGAGCTGGTTCATCGTGGCGTCCAGGCCCTCCAAGGCAACCTGCACGACGACGAACATGGCGGCTGGTACCCCTCGGTCTCCTGGCAGGGCCAGCCCGAGAGCGGCAAGTCCTGCTACACCCACGCCTTCGTAGTCCTAGCCGCTTCCTCGTCCATGCTGGCGGGCGACCCCGATGGGCAGGACCTGCTGGACCAGGCACTGGAGATCTTCAACCGCTACTTCTGGGATGACGAGAAGGGCCTGGCCGTCGATACCTGGGACAGCGGCTTCACGCAGCTGGACCCCTACCGGGGGCTCAACGCCAACATGCACAGCACCGAGGCCTTCCTGGCCGTGGCCGATGCCACCGGCAAGGAAGACTACCGCGAGCGCGCCGGCCGCATCATCGACCAGGTCATCGGGTGGGCCGAGAACAACCAGTGGCGCATCCCTGAGCATTTCAACAGCGACTGGCAGGCCGACCTGAACTACAACCAGGACAACAAGGCCGACCAGTTCAAACCCTATGGAGCTACGCCGGGCCACGGAATCGAATGGGCCAGGCTGATCACCCAGTACGCCCTGGGCAGGTTCAATCAGGAGGCCGACCGTCGCCGCTATATCGAGGCAGCCGAGCACCTGTTCGCCAGGGCAGTGGAGGATGGCTGGGCCGTCGACGGGGCCGAGGGCCTGGTCTACACCACGGACTGGCAGGGCCACCCTGTAGTCCACGACCGCATGCACTGGACCCTGGCCGAGGCCCTGAACACCTCGTCCACCCTCTACGCAGCCACCGGCAAGACTACCTACGCTGACTGGTACGCCACCTTCTGCAGCTACGTAGACCACTACCTAATTGACCACCAGGGCGGGTCCTGGTGGCATCAGCTGGATGCCGACAACCACGTGATCGGCACGGTCTGGCCCGGCAAGTCCGACCTCTACCATGCCTTCCAGTCCACCCTGATCCCCTACAACGACCCGGCGGTCTCCATCGCCACGGCCGTCAAGAAGGCCTGTGGACAGGGACGGACGGACCAGGATCAGGCCCACTGA
- a CDS encoding cation-translocating P-type ATPase, with product MTSTDIKNQNAAAAGTDMRFDDTDWHSLETSAVLETLHTGDQGLDTQESARRLELFGPNSLAEAQAKPRWKLFLEQFAGPLIAVLMLCGIITIFLQHYVDAAAIFLVLFLNAIIGYVQESKADKAVEALTTLSTPTTRVVRQGRMEQIDADQLVPGDLVLLESGDRIPADLRLIEALHLRIDEAMLTGESEDAKKNTDPVDRDAALGDRHCMAFSGTMVTSGRGRGLVVATGSDTELGEINDLVHVAKGRTPLQRIIHRTEVGIAVAVILVAIFVFIGGAILNGDATGAFLSAVSLVVASMPEALPIVLTVAMALGVSRMAEYHAIVRSLPAVETLGSITVIGSDKTGTLTQNRMTVEQFTLGGGQPVPVEGLDLGAATVSDDDRMRGLAALARAGALTNEAHRQPNEQGGIEYSGDAVDMAMARLADQTGAVTTEDLDAPIVMETPYEPELLHSMTIRRSPDGTLTQYVKGAPDAVMAMSRTMLDPDGQVVPLDTPAVHKSYEAMGSQGLRVIGVASRVLSSDQDPASRRRPDDLTFLGLEGMLDPPRPGVREAIADCAGAGIRVVMITGDHPVTAAAIGRRLGLDHTDQALTGSEMLEMSDEVLRARLRETSIAARVSPQDKLRIVEALQDEGHVVAVTGDGVNDAPALKAASVGIAMGRSGTDVAREASDVVLTDDNFVTITQAVRQGRVIFKAIRGSAYFLLSTAAAAMIAVGVNVISEEPLLFLPLQMLWINFVTNGVQDIALGFEPGNGDELESPPRSSGEGLLSRVLWARLAVCGLWMATCILVLFRLNINAGMDLAHARTIALTLLVLFNFFVAMSARSENRLIFQLNPLDNIFLLVASFVALGIHAGAMYLAPVAGVLGMAPLSASQWLICLGIGLTVLIFSEGDKMVRAFLAKRGIDTSGRTKGHLHHVRRRIAGMIN from the coding sequence ATGACATCTACAGACATTAAGAATCAGAACGCAGCGGCGGCAGGGACCGACATGCGCTTCGACGACACCGACTGGCATAGCCTGGAGACCTCGGCTGTGCTGGAGACCCTGCACACCGGGGACCAGGGTTTGGATACGCAGGAGAGCGCACGCCGACTGGAGCTCTTCGGGCCCAACAGCCTGGCCGAGGCCCAGGCCAAACCCCGTTGGAAGCTCTTCCTGGAGCAATTCGCCGGCCCCCTGATCGCCGTCCTGATGCTCTGCGGCATCATCACCATTTTTCTGCAGCACTATGTGGATGCTGCGGCCATTTTCCTGGTCCTTTTTCTCAACGCCATCATCGGCTATGTTCAGGAGTCCAAGGCCGACAAGGCCGTGGAGGCCCTGACCACCCTGTCCACCCCCACCACACGGGTGGTGCGTCAGGGCCGGATGGAGCAGATTGACGCCGACCAGCTGGTGCCCGGCGACCTGGTCCTCCTGGAGAGCGGTGATCGCATCCCCGCCGACCTGAGGCTGATCGAGGCCCTCCACCTGCGCATCGACGAGGCCATGCTGACGGGCGAGAGCGAGGATGCCAAGAAGAATACGGACCCCGTGGACCGCGATGCAGCCCTGGGCGACAGGCACTGCATGGCCTTCTCAGGCACCATGGTCACCAGTGGCCGTGGCCGAGGTCTGGTGGTGGCCACCGGTTCCGACACCGAGCTGGGCGAAATCAACGATCTGGTCCATGTGGCCAAGGGTCGCACACCCCTGCAGCGGATAATCCACCGCACCGAGGTGGGCATTGCCGTTGCCGTCATCCTTGTGGCCATCTTCGTCTTCATCGGCGGAGCCATCCTCAATGGCGACGCTACTGGGGCCTTCCTGTCCGCAGTCTCCCTGGTGGTGGCCTCCATGCCAGAGGCCCTGCCCATCGTGCTGACCGTGGCCATGGCCTTGGGAGTCTCAAGGATGGCCGAATACCATGCCATCGTCCGCTCTCTGCCGGCCGTTGAAACCCTGGGTTCCATCACCGTCATCGGCTCGGACAAGACCGGCACGCTGACCCAGAACCGCATGACCGTGGAACAGTTCACCCTGGGTGGCGGCCAGCCGGTCCCAGTTGAGGGTCTGGACCTGGGCGCAGCGACCGTGTCCGACGACGACCGTATGCGCGGTCTGGCCGCCCTTGCCCGGGCCGGGGCTCTGACCAATGAGGCCCACCGGCAGCCGAATGAACAAGGCGGCATCGAATACAGCGGCGACGCGGTCGATATGGCCATGGCCCGCCTGGCCGACCAGACCGGGGCCGTGACTACTGAAGACCTGGATGCTCCCATCGTCATGGAGACCCCCTATGAGCCGGAGCTGCTCCACTCCATGACCATCCGCCGCAGCCCGGACGGCACCCTGACCCAATACGTCAAGGGTGCCCCGGACGCGGTCATGGCCATGAGCCGAACCATGCTGGACCCGGATGGCCAAGTCGTCCCCCTGGACACCCCGGCCGTCCACAAGTCCTACGAGGCCATGGGTTCCCAGGGGCTACGTGTCATAGGCGTGGCCAGCAGGGTTCTTTCCTCCGACCAGGATCCCGCCTCCCGCCGTCGGCCCGACGACCTGACCTTCCTGGGACTTGAGGGCATGCTCGACCCGCCTCGTCCCGGCGTGCGCGAGGCCATCGCCGACTGCGCCGGGGCCGGCATCCGTGTGGTCATGATCACCGGCGACCACCCGGTGACCGCAGCCGCCATAGGCCGCCGTCTTGGTCTCGATCACACCGATCAGGCACTGACCGGCAGCGAGATGCTGGAGATGAGTGACGAGGTCCTTCGGGCCCGTCTGCGTGAGACCTCCATCGCCGCCCGTGTCTCCCCCCAGGACAAGCTGCGCATTGTGGAGGCCCTGCAGGATGAGGGCCATGTGGTGGCCGTGACCGGCGACGGCGTCAATGATGCCCCGGCCCTGAAAGCTGCTTCGGTAGGCATCGCCATGGGCCGTTCCGGCACCGACGTGGCCCGGGAGGCCAGCGACGTGGTTCTGACCGACGACAACTTCGTCACCATCACCCAGGCCGTGCGCCAGGGGAGGGTCATCTTCAAGGCCATCCGCGGGTCCGCCTACTTCCTCCTGTCCACGGCTGCAGCCGCCATGATCGCTGTGGGGGTCAATGTAATCTCCGAGGAGCCCCTGCTCTTCCTGCCCCTGCAGATGCTCTGGATCAACTTCGTGACCAACGGTGTCCAGGATATTGCCCTGGGATTCGAACCAGGCAACGGGGATGAACTGGAGTCGCCCCCGCGTTCGTCTGGAGAGGGCCTGCTCTCGCGGGTGCTCTGGGCGCGACTGGCCGTCTGCGGGCTCTGGATGGCCACCTGCATCCTGGTCCTCTTCCGCTTGAACATCAACGCGGGAATGGATCTGGCCCACGCCCGGACCATCGCCCTGACCCTGCTGGTCCTCTTCAACTTCTTCGTCGCCATGTCGGCCCGGTCCGAGAACAGGCTGATCTTCCAGCTCAACCCCTTGGACAACATCTTCCTTCTGGTGGCCTCGTTCGTGGCCCTTGGCATCCATGCGGGGGCCATGTATCTTGCTCCGGTTGCGGGCGTTCTGGGCATGGCCCCCTTGAGCGCAAGCCAGTGGCTCATCTGCCTGGGGATTGGACTGACGGTTCTGATCTTCAGCGAAGGCGACAAGATGGTCCGTGCCTTCCTGGCCAAGCGTGGCATCGACACGTCGGGGCGGACCAAGGGCCATCTGCACCACGTGCGCCGCCGCATCGCAGGCATGATCAACTGA
- a CDS encoding ROK family protein → MTSNTGNLSKALPKSVRHHNRAILLRLLYPDVSMTRADLARASGLTRVAISDIVAELLGEHLLMEVGYSKSTGPGKRGRLLRINPDGRSILALDLSTPYVFRGAVLNLTGQVAAREEIPLTADGKVPLDLVGELADSLMQRAAHPIMGIGVSSPGIVSAEGVVDDATNLGWVQTDLRGYLHEKTGLEVTVNNDANNEVLAEQQFGSGQSDLLLVHLGDGVGAGLLVSGELVTGCNRAAGEIGHVVVDPTGPQCRCGKRGCLESLITVPKLTAAIDRDPDNLASILRRAGELLGRVLTIPAGLMDIPRVAVLGDSRVVNRIFLSAMEKTMNEALAADFRRPLVIDRSALGEDAALLGACSTVVADLIEPDGTI, encoded by the coding sequence ATGACCAGCAATACCGGTAACCTGTCCAAGGCGCTGCCCAAGTCGGTGCGGCACCACAACCGAGCCATTCTGCTCAGGCTGCTCTACCCCGATGTCAGTATGACCAGGGCTGATCTGGCCCGCGCATCAGGGCTGACCAGGGTCGCCATATCAGACATCGTGGCCGAGCTGCTGGGCGAGCATCTGCTCATGGAAGTGGGTTATAGCAAATCCACTGGGCCGGGCAAGCGGGGACGGCTGCTGCGCATCAATCCCGATGGGCGCAGCATCCTGGCTCTGGACCTTTCCACGCCCTACGTCTTCAGGGGGGCGGTGCTCAACCTGACCGGGCAGGTGGCGGCGCGTGAGGAGATCCCGCTGACCGCTGACGGCAAGGTCCCCCTGGATTTGGTGGGGGAGCTGGCCGATTCTTTGATGCAGCGTGCAGCCCACCCCATCATGGGTATCGGCGTATCCAGTCCCGGCATTGTCAGCGCTGAAGGTGTGGTGGATGATGCCACCAACCTGGGCTGGGTTCAGACCGACCTGCGTGGCTATCTGCATGAGAAGACAGGCCTGGAGGTGACTGTCAACAACGATGCCAACAATGAGGTCCTGGCTGAGCAGCAGTTTGGCTCGGGCCAGTCCGACCTGCTTCTGGTCCATCTGGGCGACGGGGTTGGGGCAGGGTTGCTGGTTTCCGGCGAGCTGGTGACCGGTTGCAATCGCGCGGCCGGCGAGATCGGCCATGTGGTGGTGGACCCCACCGGTCCTCAGTGCCGCTGCGGCAAACGCGGCTGCCTGGAATCGCTGATTACCGTTCCCAAGCTGACTGCTGCAATAGATCGGGACCCTGACAATCTGGCCAGCATTTTGCGCCGAGCTGGTGAACTGCTGGGCCGCGTTCTGACTATTCCCGCAGGCCTTATGGACATCCCTCGAGTAGCTGTCCTAGGCGACTCCAGAGTGGTCAACCGCATCTTCCTGAGCGCCATGGAGAAGACCATGAACGAAGCTCTGGCTGCTGATTTCCGACGCCCCCTGGTGATTGACCGCTCGGCCTTGGGCGAGGATGCCGCCTTGCTCGGGGCCTGCTCCACAGTGGTGGCCGACCTGATCGAGCCTGATGGCACTATCTGA
- a CDS encoding sulfite exporter TauE/SafE family protein, which translates to MGTYADILPSRRKRRPRLEPMQKEQRGAGRMNRRTLAILVLVGVISGFLSGMFGIGGGSIIVPALVWTGLQQRQASATSLASMIPMSLAGVASYALGGHVDWLAALLLAVGTVIGAQIGTWLLDRLPEVILRWLYVGFLMAVIAQQLLSTPSRESSIRLSPAVALIILLVGVLIGTLSGLLGVGGGAIAVPALALLGASDLIARGTSLLAILPSSLSGTFTNLRHHLVHAGQGLLLGIVAALTTPVGTWAASGVSARMGANLFAAYLCLIVLRCIWAALQVTPAFQRYRANHNHR; encoded by the coding sequence ATCGGCACGTACGCGGACATCCTGCCTTCCCGACGAAAACGTCGACCTAGGCTGGAACCCATGCAGAAAGAGCAGAGAGGAGCCGGAAGAATGAACCGGCGGACCCTGGCCATCCTGGTCCTGGTAGGTGTGATCAGCGGATTCCTGTCGGGAATGTTCGGCATCGGCGGCGGATCGATCATCGTGCCAGCACTGGTATGGACCGGACTGCAGCAACGGCAGGCCTCAGCCACCTCGCTGGCATCCATGATCCCCATGTCGCTGGCCGGAGTGGCCTCCTACGCCTTGGGCGGGCATGTGGACTGGCTGGCGGCCTTGCTGCTGGCCGTGGGCACGGTCATTGGAGCGCAGATTGGCACCTGGCTGCTGGACCGGCTTCCTGAGGTGATACTCAGGTGGCTCTACGTGGGCTTTCTGATGGCAGTCATTGCCCAACAGCTGCTGTCCACGCCTTCCCGGGAGAGCAGCATCCGGCTGAGCCCGGCGGTGGCCTTGATCATTCTGCTGGTCGGCGTCCTGATTGGAACCCTGTCAGGGTTGCTGGGCGTTGGGGGCGGTGCCATCGCGGTCCCGGCCCTGGCCCTGCTGGGCGCCAGCGACCTGATCGCCAGGGGGACCTCCCTGCTGGCCATCCTGCCCAGTTCCTTGTCAGGAACATTCACCAACCTGCGGCACCACCTGGTCCATGCAGGTCAAGGGCTGCTTCTGGGAATTGTGGCTGCTCTGACCACGCCGGTGGGCACCTGGGCGGCCTCGGGGGTCAGCGCGCGAATGGGTGCCAATCTGTTCGCCGCCTACCTCTGCCTGATTGTTTTGCGCTGCATCTGGGCGGCCCTCCAGGTCACCCCGGCCTTCCAGCGGTACAGAGCCAATCACAACCACCGCTGA
- a CDS encoding DUF2188 domain-containing protein: MADYHVQYDGDRDLWTVKRAGASRASRTFATKAEATKQAKVFADRSGGGEVNIHNKGGNKIRDKRTIGKKDPRDIKG; the protein is encoded by the coding sequence ATGGCTGATTATCACGTGCAATACGACGGGGATCGCGATCTCTGGACAGTCAAGCGGGCCGGAGCCTCACGCGCCTCCCGCACCTTCGCAACCAAGGCGGAGGCCACCAAGCAGGCCAAGGTCTTTGCAGACCGGTCCGGCGGCGGTGAAGTCAACATCCATAACAAGGGTGGCAACAAAATACGCGACAAGCGCACCATAGGCAAGAAGGATCCCCGAGACATCAAGGGCTGA
- a CDS encoding alpha/beta hydrolase — MDQAQKDDSGLVGRPSTVVPGRFGQELKVEQVRWSRKQGTANPSRPIFVLMHGWGSNEEDMADLMRYAAPYNDYASLRAPMVVPGSERGMFGPGYTWFHDMRPEQEDLDRDGYAAARAVDAWVSANIPEDRPVVAMGFSQGAMLAVHLLRVNPERYRASICLSGFLAPGLVPGTAPADERLAGLNKPVFLGFGSDDTTVPKYEFRALAAWLDEHVWLHTTEYDHMEHAVDMREMNDLRQWLGEIDVTSGLM, encoded by the coding sequence ATGGATCAAGCACAAAAGGATGACAGTGGATTAGTGGGTCGGCCCTCCACGGTAGTGCCCGGGCGCTTTGGGCAGGAGCTCAAGGTCGAGCAGGTCCGTTGGTCCCGCAAGCAGGGCACAGCCAACCCTTCTCGGCCCATTTTTGTACTCATGCACGGATGGGGCTCCAACGAGGAGGACATGGCCGACTTGATGCGTTATGCGGCCCCCTACAACGACTACGCATCCCTGCGGGCGCCCATGGTGGTGCCAGGCAGCGAGCGCGGCATGTTCGGCCCGGGCTACACCTGGTTTCACGACATGCGCCCTGAGCAGGAGGACCTGGATCGGGATGGCTACGCAGCGGCTCGGGCTGTGGACGCCTGGGTGTCAGCCAACATCCCCGAGGATCGACCTGTGGTGGCCATGGGCTTCTCCCAAGGAGCCATGCTGGCTGTTCATCTGCTTCGGGTCAACCCTGAGCGCTATCGGGCCTCCATATGTCTGTCCGGATTCCTGGCCCCAGGCCTGGTACCGGGAACCGCTCCGGCGGATGAGCGTCTGGCTGGTTTGAATAAGCCGGTCTTCCTGGGCTTCGGTTCGGATGACACCACAGTACCCAAGTACGAATTCCGGGCCCTGGCCGCCTGGCTGGACGAGCATGTATGGCTGCACACCACCGAGTACGACCATATGGAACATGCCGTCGACATGCGCGAGATGAACGACCTTCGCCAGTGGTTGGGCGAGATTGATGTGACCTCGGGTCTTATGTAG
- a CDS encoding ketopantoate reductase family protein: MRYTVIGAGAMGYRLGVLLQEQAGLQVDFVDTWMPNIDKVHDQGGVYVSRDHENRHLVPVNIYTPEDYKGDPDVWIVMLKQMQLEGVLERCAPLFRDHQVVFSAMNGWGHFDKLLKYFPKERIYGGTAMIGTVLNGPGDVDFIGKSGGGSMHLCAMTEQTTDLERRMAEDFKAANLNPILTENFEGTCLAKIIFNSVVNTICTMYQITMGQFISYPGAKDMSRQLIDEAYDACERAGKQLIQTRQETLDEVDYVSRVGNPLHYPSMYQDMSKGRPTEVDYINGYLARLGREHDYVCRTQEFLTHGVHLAELAFRVHHEEQADQR, translated from the coding sequence ATGCGATATACGGTCATCGGTGCCGGAGCCATGGGCTATCGGCTGGGCGTGCTGCTGCAGGAGCAGGCCGGCCTGCAGGTGGATTTCGTGGATACCTGGATGCCCAATATTGACAAGGTTCATGACCAGGGAGGCGTCTATGTTTCCCGCGATCATGAGAATCGGCATTTGGTGCCCGTCAACATTTACACCCCCGAGGACTACAAGGGCGACCCCGACGTCTGGATCGTCATGCTCAAGCAGATGCAGCTGGAGGGGGTCCTGGAGCGTTGCGCACCGCTCTTCCGCGACCATCAGGTGGTCTTCTCGGCCATGAATGGCTGGGGGCACTTCGACAAGTTGCTCAAGTACTTCCCCAAGGAGCGCATCTACGGCGGCACGGCCATGATCGGCACGGTCCTCAATGGGCCGGGCGACGTGGACTTCATCGGCAAGTCCGGGGGCGGTTCCATGCACCTGTGTGCCATGACCGAGCAGACCACCGACCTGGAGCGCCGGATGGCCGAGGACTTCAAGGCCGCCAACCTCAACCCCATCCTGACGGAGAACTTCGAGGGAACCTGCCTGGCCAAGATAATCTTCAACTCGGTGGTCAACACCATCTGCACTATGTACCAGATCACCATGGGCCAGTTCATCTCCTACCCGGGGGCCAAGGACATGTCCCGCCAGCTGATCGACGAGGCCTATGACGCCTGCGAGCGGGCCGGCAAGCAGTTGATTCAGACCCGCCAGGAGACCCTGGACGAGGTGGACTACGTCAGCCGCGTGGGCAACCCGCTCCACTACCCCTCCATGTACCAGGACATGTCCAAGGGCCGTCCGACCGAGGTGGACTACATCAACGGCTACCTGGCGCGCCTGGGCCGCGAGCATGACTACGTCTGCCGGACCCAGGAGTTCCTGACCCACGGCGTTCACCTGGCCGAGCTGGCCTTCCGCGTCCACCACGAAGAGCAGGCTGACCAGCGGTGA
- a CDS encoding cation:proton antiporter: METFILILCILAAVLVSSFISRFVPRISTPLVQIVLGAVMALLPIFPRMRLDPQLFMVLFIAPLLYYEAHTINKVELLKGLRSSLSLAIGLAALTMLMVGVILHAAWPMFPLAAAMALGAALGPTDAVAVSSLGESADLTPDEHSILAGESLFNDATGVIGFQFAILATVTGSFSLPQALGEFFVEFVGGIGFGLIMGFVINWLFESARRLGWETTTTRILLELFLPFLIYMVGQNILHVSGILAVVSTGLLIRFDHTGVGPNTSKANIVSSSVWKVLSFSLNGAVFVLLGMLLPAAMGTSWRDRRVSNWMLVATITVVCLTVIVLRFLWTASVLIFTKDHETGSRPRITSKLLRSAAVMTFGGPKGTITLSLALTIPYMTDDGSAFPMRSELIFVAAGVIIVTLVLANFALPLLAPSQSSEVPAQQVEKSIKVLRGTVRELSSRITDENRLAIQQVIKQYNHRIAKLKSQIGQYSPKDFQDLQVQTMEWEQDYMEERLSRIEEAQDQLEEQLRSEDDVEQAPASRQSAAGTETGIEPSTEAETVADRDADAQLIDRRSERGDDQEELLNLRSQEQAARRILSTISGSLFHLDRGGELRWRAYTARRRIKGLLHSQFHRLKHLTQPIDKDQVFIAGRHLQAEMNHFLIEKLYSELGKGRFKTEDLLTTIINHQMIESSAEGKTEYAGMPAIRDQLEEAKREGYAIELSQIQDMVESGEISRTTARKMRRNVYVMQVDADSAL; this comes from the coding sequence GTGGAAACATTCATCCTCATTCTGTGCATACTTGCTGCCGTCCTCGTCTCTTCCTTCATCTCCAGGTTCGTTCCCCGGATTTCCACCCCCCTGGTCCAGATCGTTCTGGGCGCAGTCATGGCCCTACTGCCCATTTTCCCGCGGATGCGGCTGGATCCCCAGCTGTTCATGGTCCTCTTCATCGCGCCGCTGCTCTACTACGAGGCCCATACCATCAACAAGGTGGAGCTGCTCAAGGGGCTGCGATCATCCCTTTCCCTGGCCATTGGCCTGGCTGCTCTGACCATGCTCATGGTGGGCGTCATCCTGCATGCCGCCTGGCCCATGTTTCCCCTGGCTGCAGCCATGGCCCTGGGCGCCGCCCTGGGACCCACCGATGCCGTGGCCGTCTCCTCCCTGGGCGAGAGCGCCGACCTGACACCGGACGAACATTCAATCCTGGCCGGCGAATCACTCTTCAACGACGCCACCGGCGTCATCGGCTTCCAGTTTGCCATCCTGGCAACCGTGACCGGCTCCTTCTCCCTGCCCCAGGCCCTGGGCGAGTTCTTCGTTGAGTTCGTGGGCGGCATCGGCTTCGGACTGATCATGGGCTTTGTGATCAACTGGCTCTTTGAGTCGGCCCGTCGCCTGGGCTGGGAAACAACCACTACCAGGATCCTGCTGGAGCTCTTCCTTCCCTTCCTGATATACATGGTCGGGCAGAACATTCTGCATGTGTCCGGAATCCTGGCCGTGGTCTCCACCGGACTGCTGATTCGCTTCGACCACACCGGAGTGGGACCCAATACCTCCAAGGCCAACATCGTCTCGTCCAGCGTCTGGAAGGTGCTCTCCTTCAGCCTCAACGGTGCGGTCTTCGTCCTTCTGGGCATGCTGCTGCCGGCAGCCATGGGCACCAGCTGGCGAGACCGGCGGGTCAGCAACTGGATGCTGGTGGCTACCATCACTGTGGTCTGCCTGACCGTGATCGTGTTGCGCTTCCTGTGGACGGCCAGCGTCCTGATCTTCACCAAGGACCATGAAACCGGCAGCAGGCCAAGGATCACATCCAAGCTCCTGAGGTCGGCAGCCGTCATGACTTTCGGTGGCCCCAAGGGAACCATCACCCTCTCCCTGGCTCTGACCATCCCCTATATGACCGACGATGGGTCAGCCTTCCCCATGCGCAGCGAGCTGATCTTCGTGGCCGCCGGGGTCATCATCGTCACCCTGGTGCTGGCCAACTTCGCCCTGCCGCTGCTGGCCCCCTCACAGAGCAGCGAGGTGCCGGCCCAACAGGTCGAAAAATCAATCAAGGTGCTCAGGGGCACGGTCCGGGAACTCTCCAGCAGGATCACCGACGAGAACCGGCTGGCCATTCAGCAGGTGATCAAGCAGTACAACCACCGCATCGCCAAACTCAAGTCACAGATCGGACAGTATTCGCCCAAGGATTTCCAGGACCTGCAGGTACAGACCATGGAGTGGGAGCAGGACTACATGGAGGAGCGGCTGAGCCGGATCGAAGAGGCCCAGGATCAGCTGGAAGAGCAGCTCAGAAGCGAAGATGATGTAGAACAGGCACCTGCATCAAGGCAGTCTGCCGCCGGGACCGAAACCGGGATCGAACCCAGTACTGAGGCCGAGACCGTAGCCGACAGGGATGCTGACGCCCAGCTGATCGACCGGCGCAGCGAGCGCGGAGACGACCAGGAGGAACTGCTGAATCTGCGCAGCCAGGAACAGGCAGCACGCAGAATCCTGTCCACCATATCCGGATCCCTCTTCCACCTGGACAGGGGCGGGGAACTTCGCTGGAGGGCCTATACTGCTCGCAGGCGCATCAAGGGCCTCTTGCACAGCCAGTTCCACCGCCTAAAGCACCTGACCCAGCCGATTGACAAGGACCAGGTCTTCATCGCCGGGCGCCACCTGCAGGCGGAGATGAACCACTTCCTGATCGAGAAGCTCTACTCCGAGCTGGGCAAGGGACGTTTCAAGACCGAGGACCTGCTGACCACCATCATCAACCACCAGATGATTGAATCCTCGGCGGAAGGAAAGACCGAATACGCGGGCATGCCTGCCATCAGGGATCAGTTGGAGGAGGCCAAGCGCGAGGGGTATGCCATCGAGCTGAGCCAGATTCAGGACATGGTCGAATCCGGAGAAATCTCACGCACGACAGCCAGGAAGATGCGCCGCAACGTCTACGTCATGCAGGTCGACGCAGATTCGGCCCTGTGA
- a CDS encoding nucleoside deaminase, translated as MGEALRLAGIAGDRGDVPVGALVLDASDRVIGRGFNQRQALGRPLAHAEMEAIGKSDAGWDLAGCTMVVTLEPCPMCAGALMACHFSRVVFGAWDPKMGACGSVWDLPRDPHTGTKVEVLGGVCEQACAGILADFFAQHRQD; from the coding sequence ATGGGGGAGGCCCTGCGGCTGGCCGGCATAGCCGGAGACCGGGGGGATGTGCCCGTGGGTGCCCTGGTCTTGGATGCCTCGGACCGGGTCATCGGCCGGGGCTTCAATCAGCGGCAGGCCCTGGGCCGCCCCCTGGCCCACGCCGAGATGGAGGCTATCGGGAAATCCGACGCGGGCTGGGATCTGGCAGGATGCACCATGGTCGTCACCCTGGAGCCCTGCCCTATGTGTGCTGGAGCCCTGATGGCCTGCCATTTCAGCAGGGTGGTCTTCGGTGCCTGGGATCCCAAGATGGGTGCCTGCGGATCGGTCTGGGATCTCCCTCGTGATCCGCACACCGGAACGAAGGTCGAGGTGCTGGGCGGTGTGTGTGAACAGGCGTGTGCCGGTATTCTTGCCGACTTCTTCGCCCAACACCGCCAGGACTGA